A stretch of the Campylobacter sp. 19-13652 genome encodes the following:
- the rplQ gene encoding 50S ribosomal protein L17: protein MRHGHGYRKLGRTSSHRAALLKNLAIAIIKSEKIETTLPKAKELRSYVEKLITRARKGDSNAHRAVFASIQDKASTNRLVTEVAPKYVGRNGGYTRIVKTRLRRGDAAQMATIELVSAE from the coding sequence ATGAGACACGGACACGGATATAGAAAACTAGGCAGAACCTCATCTCATCGTGCCGCGTTGCTTAAAAACCTAGCAATAGCGATTATAAAAAGCGAAAAGATAGAGACTACTTTGCCAAAAGCAAAAGAGCTACGAAGCTACGTAGAAAAGCTTATCACAAGGGCTAGAAAAGGCGATAGCAATGCTCATAGAGCGGTATTTGCTAGCATTCAAGATAAAGCTAGTACAAATAGATTAGTTACCGAAGTAGCTCCAAAATATGTAGGTAGAAATGGTGGGTATACTAGAATAGTAAAAACCCGTCTTCGCCGTGGCGATGCTGCTCAAATGGCTACAATAGAGCTAGTATCAGCTGAATAA
- the rpmJ gene encoding 50S ribosomal protein L36, protein MKVRPSVKKMCDKCKIVKRSGIVRVICENPKHKQRQG, encoded by the coding sequence ATGAAAGTTCGTCCTTCTGTTAAGAAGATGTGTGACAAATGCAAAATTGTCAAGCGTAGTGGCATAGTTCGCGTTATTTGCGAAAATCCAAAACATAAACAAAGACAAGGATAA
- the rpsD gene encoding 30S ribosomal protein S4 — MARYTGPVEKLERRLGVSLALKGERRLAGKSALDKRPYAPGQHGQRRAKISEYGLQLREKQKAKFMYGVSEKQFRRLFQEAARRDGNTGALLIQLLEQRLDNVVYRMGFATTRRFARQLVTHGHILVDGKRVDIPSYRVAPGQKIEVAEKSKNNPQIVRAIDLTAQTGIVGWVDVEKDKKFGIFTRNPEREEVIIPIEERFIVELYSK, encoded by the coding sequence ATGGCTAGATATACAGGACCTGTTGAAAAATTAGAAAGACGTCTTGGCGTATCTCTTGCGCTTAAGGGCGAAAGAAGACTTGCTGGAAAATCTGCGCTAGATAAAAGACCATATGCGCCAGGTCAGCACGGACAAAGAAGAGCAAAAATAAGTGAATACGGACTTCAGTTACGAGAGAAGCAAAAAGCTAAATTTATGTATGGTGTTAGCGAGAAGCAATTCCGCCGTCTTTTCCAAGAGGCAGCTCGTCGCGATGGCAACACTGGTGCCTTGCTAATTCAGCTTTTAGAGCAAAGACTTGATAACGTAGTTTATAGAATGGGCTTTGCGACAACTCGCCGTTTTGCTCGTCAGCTAGTTACTCACGGACACATTCTAGTAGATGGTAAGCGTGTTGATATACCGTCATATAGAGTAGCTCCGGGACAAAAGATAGAAGTAGCTGAAAAATCTAAAAATAACCCACAAATAGTTCGCGCTATTGATTTAACTGCACAAACAGGCATAGTTGGCTGGGTTGATGTCGAAAAAGATAAGAAATTCGGAATTTTTACTAGAAATCCAGAAAGAGAAGAGGTTATCATTCCTATCGAGGAAAGATTTATAGTTGAGCTTTACTCAAAATAA
- the rpsK gene encoding 30S ribosomal protein S11, with amino-acid sequence MAKRKVTKKKIVKKNIAKGIVYISATFNNTMITVTDEMGNAIAWSSAGGLGFKGSKKSTPYAAQQAVEDALNKAKEHGIKEVGIKVQGPGSGRETAVKSVGAVEGIRVTFLKDITPLPHNGCRPPKRRRV; translated from the coding sequence ATGGCAAAAAGAAAAGTAACTAAGAAGAAAATTGTTAAAAAAAATATAGCCAAAGGTATCGTTTATATTAGTGCGACATTTAACAACACTATGATTACCGTTACTGATGAAATGGGAAATGCGATAGCTTGGAGCAGTGCTGGTGGGCTTGGATTTAAGGGTAGCAAAAAATCTACTCCATATGCAGCTCAACAAGCAGTAGAAGATGCTCTAAATAAAGCAAAAGAGCATGGCATAAAAGAGGTTGGCATTAAAGTACAAGGTCCAGGCAGTGGCCGTGAAACGGCTGTAAAAAGTGTAGGTGCAGTTGAAGGCATAAGAGTAACATTTTTAAAAGATATTACTCCATTACCACATAATGGCTGCCGCCCACCAAAACGCCGCCGCGTCTAA
- a CDS encoding ribonuclease HII, translating into MQELDLNICGIDEAGRGALAGPLVVAGCVLLDDIEWIDDSKKLSAKKREALENQIKAHSKYLIIYFSNQDIDSFGISRCMRLALSAFKSYFRDYDLVFDGKADYASGIRTIIQADGKIKQVAAASILAKVTRDRLMILYDKIYPQYDYAKHKGYGTKEHISLIKQHGYGELGRKSFVIKCEDLGLFS; encoded by the coding sequence ATGCAAGAGTTAGACCTAAATATTTGCGGCATCGATGAGGCTGGCAGAGGTGCTTTAGCAGGACCTTTGGTGGTGGCTGGTTGCGTTTTGCTAGATGATATAGAATGGATTGACGACTCCAAAAAACTCTCTGCTAAAAAAAGAGAGGCTTTAGAAAATCAGATAAAAGCACATTCAAAATATCTCATTATATATTTTTCAAATCAAGATATAGATAGCTTTGGAATTTCAAGATGTATGAGGCTTGCACTAAGTGCTTTTAAAAGCTATTTTAGGGATTATGATTTGGTCTTTGATGGCAAGGCAGACTATGCAAGCGGAATAAGGACTATCATACAAGCCGACGGTAAGATAAAGCAAGTCGCAGCTGCTAGCATACTGGCTAAGGTGACTAGAGATAGATTGATGATTTTGTATGATAAAATTTATCCTCAGTATGATTATGCCAAACACAAAGGATACGGTACAAAGGAGCATATATCTTTGATAAAACAGCACGGTTATGGCGAGCTAGGGCGTAAGAGTTTTGTTATAAAGTGCGAGGATTTGGGACTTTTTAGTTGA
- the infA gene encoding translation initiation factor IF-1 — translation MAKDDVIEIDGNVVEALPNATFKVELDNKHVILCHIAGKMRMHYIKIMPGDRVKVELTPYSLDKGRITYRYK, via the coding sequence ATGGCAAAAGACGACGTTATAGAAATAGATGGCAATGTCGTAGAAGCGCTTCCAAATGCGACTTTTAAAGTCGAGCTGGATAATAAACACGTCATACTCTGTCATATAGCTGGCAAGATGCGAATGCACTACATAAAGATAATGCCAGGAGATAGAGTGAAGGTGGAGCTGACGCCTTATAGCCTTGATAAGGGTCGTATAACTTACCGCTATAAGTAA
- the secY gene encoding preprotein translocase subunit SecY, whose translation MNKELANKIFITLAFLFAYRILAYVPVPGVNVDVIREFFNSNSNNALGLFNMFSGNAAERLSIISLGIMPYITASIIMELLAATFPNLGKMKKERDGMQKYMQIIRYATILITIIQSIGVSIGLQSLTGRSGEQAIMIDLNLFIAIAAFSMLTGTMLLMWIGEQITQRGIGNGISLIIFAGIVSGIPHAIGGTIDLVNTGEMNFLVVVGILVVILATIGSIIFVEMGERRIPISYSRNTLMQNQNKRIMNYIPIKLNLSGVIPPIFASAILMFPSTILQASTNPYIQAIHDFLNPNSYLFNFLTFLLVIFFAYFYASITFNTKDISENLKRQGGFIPGVRPGESTANYLNEVAGRLTLSGSIYLGLISTLPWVLVKFMGVPFYFGGTSVLIVVSVALDTMRRIEAQIYMNKYQTLNAVGL comes from the coding sequence ATGAATAAAGAATTAGCTAACAAGATTTTTATCACGTTGGCATTTTTATTCGCATACAGGATACTGGCATATGTGCCAGTTCCTGGCGTTAATGTTGATGTTATTCGTGAATTTTTTAACTCAAATTCAAATAATGCTTTGGGTTTGTTTAATATGTTTAGCGGAAACGCCGCCGAGCGACTTTCTATCATCTCTTTAGGCATTATGCCCTACATTACAGCATCTATTATTATGGAATTACTAGCTGCAACTTTCCCAAATTTAGGCAAGATGAAAAAAGAGCGTGACGGTATGCAAAAATATATGCAAATTATAAGATATGCTACTATTTTAATCACGATAATACAATCCATAGGTGTATCCATCGGGCTTCAAAGCTTAACTGGCAGAAGCGGCGAGCAGGCTATAATGATAGATTTAAATTTATTTATCGCTATTGCAGCATTTTCTATGCTTACTGGTACTATGCTTTTAATGTGGATAGGCGAGCAGATAACTCAGCGCGGTATCGGCAACGGCATTAGCCTTATCATTTTTGCTGGTATTGTAAGCGGCATCCCACACGCAATAGGTGGCACAATAGACCTTGTAAACACAGGCGAGATGAATTTCTTAGTCGTTGTTGGTATACTTGTTGTAATACTTGCCACAATAGGCTCTATTATATTCGTAGAAATGGGCGAAAGGCGCATACCTATCTCCTACTCTCGTAACACCCTAATGCAAAATCAAAATAAACGTATCATGAACTATATTCCGATTAAGTTAAACTTAAGCGGTGTAATTCCGCCTATATTTGCTAGCGCGATACTTATGTTCCCTAGTACGATTTTGCAAGCTAGCACAAATCCTTACATTCAGGCTATTCATGATTTTTTAAATCCAAATAGCTATTTGTTTAACTTTTTAACATTTTTACTAGTGATATTTTTTGCATACTTTTATGCGTCAATTACGTTTAACACAAAAGATATTAGTGAAAATTTAAAACGTCAAGGGGGCTTTATTCCAGGTGTACGCCCAGGAGAGAGTACGGCAAATTATCTAAATGAAGTAGCAGGACGCTTGACGCTAAGTGGTTCTATATATTTAGGGCTTATATCTACACTTCCTTGGGTGCTTGTTAAATTTATGGGTGTACCATTTTATTTTGGGGGCACTAGTGTGCTTATCGTTGTTTCAGTCGCTCTTGATACTATGAGACGAATTGAGGCTCAAATTTATATGAATAAATACCAGACTTTAAATGCGGTGGGACTATAA
- the map gene encoding type I methionyl aminopeptidase has protein sequence MAISIRKPAEIDKIRAANQIVARTLDYVASIIKPGISLLEIDAICEKMIIEAGAKPAFKGLYGFPNTACISLNETVIHGIPDSTTLKEGDIVSVDIGSNLNGYFGDSARTFGVGQISKADEALIDCAKDALYFAVDIIKDGMHFKELSYELEKFITARGYVPLRGFCGHGIGKKPHEEPEVPNYLEGNNPKSGPKIKNGMVFCIEPMICQRDSTPVIGTDRWKVTSKDGLRTSHYEHCVAVINGKAEILSKA, from the coding sequence ATGGCGATATCTATTAGAAAACCAGCCGAGATAGATAAGATTAGGGCGGCAAATCAGATAGTCGCCCGTACGCTTGATTATGTAGCTAGCATTATAAAGCCAGGTATAAGCTTGCTTGAAATTGACGCTATATGTGAGAAAATGATCATTGAAGCAGGTGCAAAGCCAGCTTTTAAAGGGCTTTATGGCTTTCCAAATACAGCTTGCATTTCACTTAATGAGACTGTAATCCACGGTATACCAGATAGCACAACTTTAAAAGAAGGCGACATAGTAAGCGTTGATATAGGCTCTAATTTAAACGGTTATTTCGGAGATAGTGCGCGCACTTTTGGAGTGGGGCAGATTAGTAAGGCTGATGAAGCGCTTATAGATTGCGCTAAGGATGCTTTATATTTTGCGGTTGATATTATAAAAGACGGTATGCATTTTAAAGAGCTTAGCTACGAGCTTGAGAAATTTATAACCGCACGTGGATATGTGCCACTTCGTGGATTTTGCGGACATGGCATAGGTAAAAAGCCGCACGAAGAGCCGGAAGTACCTAATTATTTAGAAGGTAATAATCCAAAATCTGGGCCAAAAATCAAAAATGGAATGGTATTTTGCATAGAGCCTATGATATGTCAGCGAGATAGCACGCCGGTAATAGGCACTGATAGGTGGAAAGTAACGTCTAAAGACGGACTTCGCACGAGCCATTATGAGCATTGTGTGGCAGTTATTAATGGTAAAGCAGAGATACTTAGCAAGGCGTAG
- a CDS encoding helix-turn-helix domain-containing protein, whose amino-acid sequence MKNLDKQSLPPCNVELALSVLSNKWVVLILERLSHGTLRFKDLFASLNGVSSKMLSQQLSFMQQMWLINRKAYPVIPPKVEYSLTPLGESLKPVLDVLEQWGQMYRDELLS is encoded by the coding sequence GTGAAAAATTTAGACAAACAGAGCCTACCGCCTTGCAATGTAGAGCTAGCTCTTAGTGTATTGTCAAATAAATGGGTGGTGCTGATTTTAGAGCGTCTTTCTCATGGCACTCTCCGCTTTAAAGATCTTTTTGCTTCACTTAATGGCGTATCATCAAAAATGCTAAGCCAACAGCTGTCATTTATGCAGCAAATGTGGCTTATAAACCGCAAAGCCTACCCTGTCATACCGCCAAAGGTGGAGTACTCGCTCACGCCGCTTGGAGAGAGTCTAAAGCCAGTTTTAGACGTGCTTGAGCAGTGGGGGCAGATGTATAGAGACGAGCTTTTATCATAG
- the rpsM gene encoding 30S ribosomal protein S13 — MARIAGVDLPNKKRIEYGLTYIYGIGLYKSRQILDAVGISYDKRVNELSEDEAAAIRKEIQEHHVVEGDLRKQVAMDIKALMDLGSYRGLRHRKGLPVRGQKTKTNARTRKGKRKTVGAASK; from the coding sequence ATGGCACGTATTGCAGGTGTAGATTTACCAAATAAAAAAAGAATAGAGTATGGCTTAACATACATCTACGGAATCGGTCTGTATAAGTCACGCCAAATCCTTGACGCTGTAGGTATCTCATACGACAAGCGCGTGAATGAGCTAAGTGAAGATGAGGCAGCTGCTATCCGTAAAGAAATTCAAGAGCATCACGTAGTTGAGGGTGATTTGCGTAAGCAAGTTGCTATGGATATTAAGGCTCTTATGGATTTGGGTAGCTACAGAGGTTTGCGCCATAGAAAAGGCTTGCCAGTACGCGGACAAAAAACAAAGACAAACGCTAGAACTAGAAAAGGTAAGCGTAAAACTGTCGGTGCGGCTAGTAAATAA
- a CDS encoding NAD(P)-dependent oxidoreductase gives MKIAVLAANGNAGKMIVKEALEAGHSVSAFVRRKFEGDARANVVIKDNLELTSDDLVGFDAVIDAYGVWDNVDEFVREGEVVLEAVRKSGARVVFVGGAGSSMVGDEYLVDTADFPAEYRPLASAHLQRAKAITKDTASRWSLFLPAAEFDLEGRLGEYEIDASGALKLNSKGESYISYATYAKALINEVLKPHYLHKIIMATQES, from the coding sequence ATGAAAATAGCAGTACTAGCAGCAAATGGAAACGCTGGAAAGATGATAGTCAAAGAAGCGCTTGAAGCTGGACATAGCGTGAGCGCATTTGTAAGGAGAAAATTCGAAGGCGATGCGCGCGCAAACGTCGTAATAAAGGACAATTTAGAGCTTACGAGCGATGATTTGGTGGGCTTTGATGCAGTCATAGATGCCTACGGCGTGTGGGATAATGTAGATGAGTTCGTTCGTGAGGGCGAAGTGGTGCTAGAAGCAGTGCGAAAAAGTGGCGCGAGAGTCGTATTTGTCGGTGGTGCTGGCTCGTCTATGGTGGGAGATGAGTACCTGGTAGATACGGCTGATTTTCCAGCTGAGTATAGGCCTTTAGCCAGTGCGCACCTGCAAAGAGCAAAGGCCATCACAAAGGATACTGCGAGTAGATGGAGCCTATTTTTACCTGCTGCGGAGTTTGACCTAGAAGGTAGGCTCGGCGAGTATGAGATAGATGCTTCAGGCGCGCTTAAGCTAAACAGCAAGGGCGAGAGCTACATAAGCTACGCCACCTACGCAAAGGCGCTAATCAACGAGGTACTAAAGCCACACTACCTGCATAAAATAATAATGGCAACGCAAGAAAGCTAA
- a CDS encoding EAL domain-containing protein codes for MQKKFDISLTKLIFYISVVMSFVFVVVIQTFIFFYDYTAFKERLGLIERQNIQNEESILRAGINEAYAAILARYKSSNDSFNHEIEEALIKARQQLLISVRYLNAKEHIENMHKDIIKQILKLKNSSSYHIYDMTGDALLNPLLHLPLLSEDYLSRLSSGKISFLNLKDETNKQIRVAFIEVRELGIIIGYSLDMEKFENEFLSSLRDFVKEQSRDQSRYIFVVDKNRQKYLYSNFIDFDDTVAFNKYPKEAQEAFWKIKNLVTMKKDNGGILRYDWVKDDGSVVKKIAYVKDLGVFGIVIGKGAYLDSIDIAISTEQNLIKDQFIFRSITSAIYFIAVLLIALFFSVYIKKRLDRAFAFLKKSFKKASHTNSLIPSDKLDFKELQRLGEDINVILKERQKEEENRKINTFLLEQYKNAIDESAIVTKTDARGVITFVNDEFCELSGYSRDELIGRSHGIIRHPDVPDDFFSQMWQTITKKRVWQGTIKNIDKNGRAFYVKAFIIPILGIDGEIEEYITIRHDITDLIEQERRIQSHLQDPLTGLPNRQSLIDDISKSETRCTMASFDVRRFKEINEYYGFDMGDAVIVQIGRIIERMFMGTGLVLYKLNSDQFAILAHDKEYTPHKLCEFCERIIEHFRLHPLVINENKFDVDLVFGISSEPSYFITSEMAKDYAKLSRASTVIFDDNKDLLIGNVRLTHSLKKAIEEDRIVVYRQAIVDNKSKKPAKYECLMRMIDEDGKIVSPYHFLNLAKRSGQYHKLTEIVIEKAFQFFSKNSDEFSVNLAIDDIVSGKIRDFLRRKFKEYEGIASRLTLEIVEDEGIQNFKEVVEFIDEMHSYGCSIAVDDFGTGYSNFEYLMRLKADFVKIDGSMIKNIDQSEDSRRVVGLMVSFAKQLNIKTIAEFVHSEQVSDIVASMGIDELQGYYYDEPKSLE; via the coding sequence ATGCAAAAGAAATTTGACATCTCTTTAACCAAGCTTATATTTTATATATCTGTGGTTATGTCTTTTGTTTTTGTTGTTGTTATCCAGACTTTTATTTTCTTTTATGATTATACTGCTTTTAAAGAGCGACTCGGTCTTATAGAGAGGCAAAATATACAAAATGAGGAGTCGATTTTACGTGCAGGTATAAATGAAGCCTATGCTGCGATACTAGCTAGATACAAAAGTTCAAATGATAGTTTTAATCATGAAATAGAGGAAGCCCTCATAAAAGCCCGTCAGCAGCTTTTAATTTCGGTGCGCTATCTAAATGCCAAAGAGCATATAGAAAATATGCACAAAGACATAATAAAACAAATTTTAAAGCTTAAAAACTCAAGCTCATATCATATCTACGACATGACTGGTGATGCTTTATTAAACCCGCTTTTGCATCTGCCTTTATTAAGCGAAGACTACCTTAGTCGATTATCTAGCGGTAAAATATCTTTTTTAAATTTAAAAGATGAGACCAATAAGCAAATTAGAGTGGCGTTTATAGAGGTGCGCGAGCTAGGTATTATTATAGGCTACTCTTTGGATATGGAAAAATTTGAAAATGAGTTTTTATCATCGCTTAGGGATTTTGTAAAAGAGCAATCAAGAGATCAAAGTAGGTATATATTTGTTGTTGATAAAAATAGGCAAAAGTACCTTTATTCAAATTTTATAGACTTTGATGATACTGTTGCATTTAACAAGTATCCAAAGGAGGCTCAGGAAGCTTTTTGGAAGATAAAAAATCTAGTAACTATGAAAAAAGACAATGGTGGTATTTTAAGATATGACTGGGTTAAAGATGATGGTAGTGTAGTCAAAAAGATAGCTTATGTTAAAGATCTTGGGGTATTTGGAATAGTCATAGGTAAGGGTGCGTATTTAGACAGTATCGATATAGCCATCAGCACGGAGCAAAATTTAATAAAAGATCAATTTATTTTTAGAAGCATTACCTCGGCTATATATTTTATAGCAGTTTTGCTCATCGCTCTGTTTTTTAGTGTTTATATCAAAAAACGCCTTGATAGAGCATTTGCGTTTTTAAAAAAATCATTTAAAAAAGCGAGTCATACAAATAGTCTAATACCTAGCGACAAGCTTGACTTTAAGGAGCTTCAGCGTCTAGGAGAGGATATAAATGTCATACTAAAAGAGCGTCAAAAAGAGGAAGAAAATAGAAAAATCAATACATTTTTGCTCGAGCAGTATAAAAATGCCATAGATGAATCAGCCATAGTAACCAAAACCGACGCAAGGGGTGTGATAACATTCGTTAATGATGAATTCTGCGAGCTTAGTGGCTACTCTAGAGACGAGCTTATAGGGCGCTCTCATGGTATCATACGCCACCCAGATGTCCCTGATGACTTTTTCTCGCAGATGTGGCAGACCATAACTAAAAAGCGCGTTTGGCAAGGCACTATCAAAAATATAGACAAAAACGGTAGAGCCTTTTATGTAAAAGCCTTTATCATACCGATATTAGGTATAGATGGTGAGATAGAGGAATATATCACGATACGTCATGATATAACAGACCTAATCGAGCAAGAACGCCGTATCCAAAGCCATCTGCAAGATCCTCTCACTGGCTTGCCAAATAGGCAATCTTTAATAGATGACATATCAAAAAGCGAGACGCGCTGCACTATGGCAAGCTTTGATGTACGCCGCTTTAAGGAGATAAATGAGTATTACGGCTTTGATATGGGTGATGCTGTCATAGTTCAGATAGGGCGGATTATAGAGCGTATGTTTATGGGTACTGGGCTTGTGCTTTATAAGCTAAATAGCGATCAATTTGCCATATTAGCGCATGATAAGGAGTATACACCTCATAAGCTTTGCGAGTTTTGTGAGAGGATTATAGAGCATTTTAGGCTACATCCACTCGTGATAAATGAGAATAAATTTGATGTGGATTTAGTATTTGGTATTTCTAGTGAGCCAAGCTATTTTATCACCTCTGAAATGGCAAAAGACTATGCTAAGCTTAGCCGAGCTTCGACTGTGATTTTTGATGATAATAAAGACCTACTAATAGGCAATGTCCGCCTCACGCACAGCTTAAAAAAGGCGATTGAGGAGGATAGGATAGTCGTCTATCGTCAAGCCATTGTAGATAATAAAAGTAAAAAGCCGGCCAAGTACGAGTGTCTCATGCGTATGATTGATGAGGACGGCAAAATCGTCTCTCCATACCACTTCTTAAATCTAGCTAAACGCTCGGGGCAGTATCATAAACTAACCGAAATCGTCATCGAAAAGGCGTTTCAATTTTTCTCTAAAAATAGCGATGAGTTTAGTGTAAATCTTGCGATAGATGATATAGTTTCTGGTAAGATTAGGGATTTTTTGCGTCGCAAATTTAAAGAGTACGAGGGTATTGCATCGCGCTTGACACTTGAGATAGTTGAGGATGAGGGAATACAAAACTTTAAAGAGGTAGTTGAGTTTATCGATGAGATGCATAGTTATGGTTGTAGCATTGCAGTAGATGATTTTGGTACGGGGTATTCAAATTTTGAGTACTTAATGCGCCTAAAAGCGGACTTTGTCAAGATTGATGGTTCAATGATAAAAAATATAGACCAGTCCGAGGATAGTCGCCGTGTGGTTGGGCTTATGGTAAGCTTTGCTAAGCAGCTAAATATAAAAACCATAGCGGAGTTTGTCCATTCAGAGCAGGTTTCAGATATTGTCGCTAGCATGGGTATAGACGAGCTTCAGGGCTATTACTACGATGAACCAAAGTCGCTTGAGTAG
- a CDS encoding superoxide dismutase, whose amino-acid sequence MFKLRELPFDAAANAVVSKETCDYHHGKHHATYVNNLNNLTAEGEWAGKGLYDMLVGAKAGVYNNAAQVYNHDFYWDCIAKKSAMSAELEAALKAEFKDFKAEFLAAATTLFGSGWAWLVYNPANGKLEIVQTSNAATPVTEDKVPLLVTDVWEHAYYVDYRNARPSYLEKFWDGINWEFVSAAYEWAKKEGLGSVKWYIDEVHPEAK is encoded by the coding sequence ATGTTTAAACTACGTGAGCTTCCATTTGACGCTGCCGCAAACGCCGTCGTAAGCAAAGAGACCTGTGATTATCACCACGGCAAGCACCACGCCACATATGTAAATAACCTAAACAACCTAACTGCCGAGGGCGAGTGGGCTGGCAAGGGACTATACGATATGCTAGTGGGCGCAAAGGCTGGCGTGTATAACAACGCCGCTCAGGTGTATAACCACGACTTTTACTGGGACTGCATCGCTAAAAAAAGCGCAATGTCTGCCGAGCTTGAGGCTGCGCTAAAGGCTGAGTTTAAGGACTTTAAAGCTGAGTTTTTAGCCGCAGCTACTACGCTATTTGGCTCTGGCTGGGCGTGGCTAGTCTATAACCCAGCAAACGGCAAGCTAGAAATCGTGCAGACTTCAAACGCCGCCACACCAGTAACTGAGGACAAGGTGCCACTTCTTGTAACTGACGTGTGGGAGCACGCTTATTACGTTGATTATCGCAACGCACGCCCAAGCTATCTTGAAAAATTCTGGGACGGGATAAACTGGGAGTTTGTATCAGCTGCTTATGAGTGGGCGAAAAAAGAGGGGCTAGGCTCTGTTAAGTGGTACATCGACGAAGTCCATCCTGAAGCGAAGTAA
- a CDS encoding DNA-directed RNA polymerase subunit alpha gives MRKITTSAYMPTDIEVEKISETVAKITAYPFETGYAVTLAHPLRRLLYTSTLGYAPTGVKIEGVSHEFDSMRGMLEDVALFIINLKNIRFKLKNDSNKEIIEYSFKGPKEITGEDLNNDIVEVVNPGAYLATINEDAELKFNIIIQKGIGYVPSEDLRDDIENDYIALDAFFTPVKKAVYDIQNVLVEDNPDYEKIVFTITTDGQVGAIEAFKHSLEAMYQQMSVFKGVLDIDVNTPSPSSSNEHSKLLASVEDLNLSARSFNCLDKAGVKFIGELALMDENELKDLKNLGKKSLDEIKAVMEEIGYPVGGDALKDSKEQLKKKIADLKNTNE, from the coding sequence ATGAGAAAGATTACTACATCAGCTTATATGCCGACTGATATTGAGGTTGAAAAAATAAGCGAAACCGTTGCTAAGATTACAGCTTACCCGTTTGAAACGGGCTATGCTGTAACGCTAGCTCATCCACTTCGTCGCCTACTTTATACTAGCACACTAGGCTATGCGCCAACAGGTGTAAAGATAGAGGGTGTAAGTCATGAATTTGATAGCATGCGCGGTATGCTTGAGGATGTTGCGCTTTTTATTATAAATTTAAAAAATATCCGCTTTAAGCTAAAAAATGACTCAAATAAAGAGATTATTGAGTATAGTTTTAAGGGACCTAAAGAGATAACTGGAGAGGATTTAAACAACGATATAGTTGAAGTTGTAAATCCAGGTGCCTACCTAGCCACGATAAATGAAGATGCTGAATTAAAATTTAACATCATAATTCAAAAAGGTATAGGTTATGTTCCTAGCGAAGACTTAAGAGATGATATAGAGAACGATTATATAGCACTTGATGCTTTCTTTACGCCAGTTAAAAAAGCGGTATACGACATACAAAACGTGCTAGTTGAGGATAATCCAGACTATGAAAAGATTGTCTTTACTATTACAACAGACGGACAAGTGGGTGCCATAGAAGCATTTAAACATAGTCTTGAGGCCATGTATCAGCAGATGTCTGTATTTAAGGGTGTGCTTGATATAGATGTAAATACTCCATCTCCATCTTCGTCAAATGAGCATTCAAAGTTGCTAGCTAGCGTTGAGGATTTAAATTTAAGTGCAAGAAGCTTTAACTGTCTTGATAAGGCTGGAGTTAAATTCATAGGTGAGCTTGCCTTGATGGATGAAAACGAGCTAAAAGATTTAAAAAATCTTGGTAAAAAATCTCTTGATGAGATAAAAGCTGTTATGGAAGAGATAGGCTATCCAGTTGGTGGCGACGCTTTAAAAGACAGCAAAGAACAGCTAAAGAAAAAGATAGCTGATCTAAAAAACACAAATGAGTGA